One segment of Solanum lycopersicum chromosome 1, SLM_r2.1 DNA contains the following:
- the LOC101255841 gene encoding probable carboxylesterase 9, whose product MSKFDPYEHLNVVLNQDGSITRLLDFPTTQATGDQHHLPGQAVVSKDITLNEEKKTWMRLYRPSKLPSNDKSVAKLPIIVYLHTGGWIHFSVASTLIHESCNQLCSEVPSIVVALDYGLAPENKLPSQYHDTVEAVVWIKNQALDRVNGEKWLREYGDFSRCYLYGVSCGGNIAFNSALKLLDNKLEPLRINGVILNQPLFGGKMRTKSEMRLATDPYFPLPVIDALWDFALPKGTDRDHRFCNPMMNEPCKDKIKRLGRCLVIGFGGDPLVDRQQEFVQMLVKQGVMVEARFDDVGFHGIEVVDSRRAAAIINFVKEFV is encoded by the exons ATGTCAAAATTTGATCCATATGAACACCTTAATGTGGTGTTAAACCAAGATGGAAGTATAACTCGTCTTCTTGATTTTCCTACAACTCAAGCCACTGGTGATCAACACCATCTCCCTGGTCAAGCTGTTGTTAGCAAAGATATTACtttaaatgaagaaaagaaaacatgGATGAGACTTTATCGTCCTAGTAAATTGCCCTCTAATGACAAATCTGTCGCTAAACTTCCTATTATAGTTTATCTTCATACGG GAGGTTGGATTCACTTCAGTGTAGCAAGTACATTAATACATGAAAGTTGTAACCAACTATGTAGCGAAGTCCCCTCCATTGTTGTGGCATTGGATTATGGTCTAGCACCTGAAAACAAGCTCCCATCTCAATACCACGACACGGTAGAGGCAGTTGTTTGGATCAAGAACCAAGCGTTGGATCGCGTAAATGGCGAAAAATGGCTAAGGGAATATGGAGATTTCTCAAGGTGTTACCTCTATGGTGTTAGTTGTGGTGGTAACATTGCTTTTAATTCGGCGCTTAAATTACTCGATAATAAATTAGAGCCATTACGTATCAATGGGGTCATATTGAACCAACCTTTATTTGGTGGAAAAATGAGGACAAAATCAGAAATGAGATTAGCTACAGATCCATATTTTCCTTTACCAGTAATTGATGCGTTGTGGGATTTTGCTTTACCAAAAGGGACAGATAGGGATCATAGGTTTTGTAATCCAATGATGAATGAGCCATGTAAGGACAAGATTAAAAGACTTGGGAGGTGTTTGGTTATTGGATTTGGAGGGGACCCTTTGGTTGATAGGCAACAAGAATTTGTGCAAATGTTAGTTAAACAAGGGGTTATGGTTGAAGCTAGATTTGATGATGTTGGATTTCATGGAATTGAAGTGGTGGACAGTAGAAGAGCTGCTGctattattaattttgtcaagGAGTTTGTTTGA
- the LOC101254336 gene encoding LOB domain-containing protein 19 — translation MSNGTGPCGACKFLRRKCVKGCIFAPYFDSEQGMAHFAVVHKVFGASNTSKLLLTIPPNKRFETVVTLYFEALARVRDPVYGCVGHIISLQQQAVTLQAELAYVQARISMLHHHHHHLPMPPPTPLQADLAAACCSNVSSSVCTSGDPLIDITDLCNVLDQQLDNSM, via the exons ATGAGCAATGGTACTGGGCCTTGTGGTGCATGCAAGTTCCTTAGAAGAAAATGTGTGAAAGGTTGCATATTTGCACCTTATTTTGACTCAGAACAAGGCATGGCTCATTTTGCTGTTGTTCATAAGGTGTTTGGTGCTAGTAATACATCAAAACTATTACTTACTATTCCACCAAATAAACGTTTTGAAACTGTTGTTACACTTTATTTTGAAGCTCTTGCTAGAGTTAGAGACCCTGTCTATGGCTGTGTTGGTCACATCATTTCCCTTCAACAACAG GCTGTGACATTGCAAGCAGAGTTAGCTTATGTTCAAGCACGAATATCGATGCtgcaccaccaccaccaccacctccCTATGCCGCCACCAACGCCATTACAGGCAGACttagcagctgcatgttgttcTAATGTATCGTCATCGGTGTGTACTTCTGGGGATCCTTTGATAGATATAACAGATTTATGTAATGTGTTGGATCAACAACTAGACAACTCTATGTGA